Part of the Candidatus Saccharibacteria bacterium genome, CAGCAGCCGTAAAGCTTGTAAGATTATGACTCACAGGAATTGTGAACGAATATTCTTTTCCATTAACAAACGCACTAATTTGATTAGTATCTTGAATAACATCAGGCTGGTTTTTGTTTGATTTGGTGAAGAATTCGACCGCGATTTTTTGATGCTCTTTAGCCAAAGCTAACTTAGACGTATCAAGTATCTTTACAGAATTCATGCCAGTTATGCGTAGGGCGCCCATGTGCTCAAGTTCCAACACAGACGCAATCACTTCTTTTGTGTCTACCTCCATGTCGTACAAAAGCCCAACTTCAGCAGCCGTCATACCTTGCGGCGGCTCGAACTGACTAATAATGGTGCCAGCTCGTTCGTTTGCGATTTGTGTTGCTTTTCTGCGAACTCGTGCGGCAAATAAAATTACTGGTGAAAATAGCAAAAACACAATAAAAAACAGTACGAAAAAAAACAGCAAGATTATAATATATCCGGAAAAATCATCGGTACTTGCACTTATTGTCGCTGCAATACTATCCATACAACTAGTTAAACATCCTTAATTGGTGGCAAAAAGCGAATTCTGCTCAAGCGCTGTGCTCCATCGGCTCCTGGCTTGCAGTCAATGTCGTGCAAACTGGCAAAGTAGTCGCCGTCACTTCCCCGGTATAAAATTTTGCAGTCTTGAATATAATTTCCGTAGATTTTAGGGCCATTATAAATCTGAAACTCTCGTCGTTCACCGGGCTCTAATTGTCGTTGTAACTCCATTTTTTTACCAAACATATGGATTTCATCTAAGAAAACAATTTGTTTCGAATTGTTAAGAATAAAGGCGTCACAGGTCATTATATTTCCGTTAAAACTACAGTCGTACCGCTGATCAATAAAAACCTCTGGCACATCTTTACCATCTATTCGGCTTGGTCGCTCGGTCGGCTTGCTAGTAGCTTGTTGGTCGTCAGGCTGAAATACTGGTTCACCGCTGAGCATTCTTTTTATAAATTTTCCTAATGCCATATTATTGGTAGGAGTTAAGTTTCTCGAGTAATTGCGACGGAGTGTTTTCAGCTTTGATAAGAAAGTCGGCTACTCCGAGGTTGATTGCCTCTGACACAGTTTCTGGCTTATTGAAGTCACTTAAAACAATAACCTTAGTCTTCTCTGGTTTATCAAATTGTTCCAGAAATTGGATGCCGTTTATTTTA contains:
- a CDS encoding response regulator, with the translated sequence MKRILMIEDFPVLHKIYGDYLERHGEYKVETVTDVDQALELLQNIEFDFILLDLLLPKINGIQFLEQFDKPEKTKVIVLSDFNKPETVSEAINLGVADFLIKAENTPSQLLEKLNSYQ
- a CDS encoding DUF2207 domain-containing protein, with amino-acid sequence MDSIAATISASTDDFSGYIIILLFFFVLFFIVFLLFSPVILFAARVRRKATQIANERAGTIISQFEPPQGMTAAEVGLLYDMEVDTKEVIASVLELEHMGALRITGMNSVKILDTSKLALAKEHQKIAVEFFTKSNKNQPDVIQDTNQISAFVNGKEYSFTIPVSHNLTSFTAAVRHELSQKGFVVDDFRRQRRKRIARTVFIISLLPMIFAFLPTNWNGVEYGPLSLYSIFTGLIVTFGLGFLLFPVYLLIAYIVVKFWIKHAGKYWLYTKKIRQIWPEIEGFRIFLETVDLDNIQFEAQGDDAFMTKSAPYAIVFGYDTKWENLIKRRSSSSS